A single genomic interval of Maniola jurtina chromosome 23, ilManJurt1.1, whole genome shotgun sequence harbors:
- the LOC123877210 gene encoding carbonyl reductase [NADPH] 1-like translates to MSSKVAIVTGSNKGIGFAIVRGLCKRFEGNVYLTSRDVRRGEQAVADLQKEGLNPKYHQLDITNAKSVEVFRDYLKEKYGGIDVLVNNAAIAFKGNATEPVAVQAEQTLFVNYFSTLSTCEILFPILRDGARVVNVSSSAGHLSNIPSKRLRDRLQDPTLTISELSGLMRDYVEAAKLGTQAAEWGNSSYVVSKVGLTALTKIQQRLLNDRDIKVNAVHPGYVDTDMSSHKGPLSIDDGAQAPLYLALDAPDSVRGEFVWYNKKIVSWADDKPTEKY, encoded by the exons ATGAGTTCAAAAGTAGCCATCGTAACCGGCAGCAACAAGGGCATAGGCTTCGCGATAGTTCGCGGGCTCTGCAAGAGATTCGAAGGAAATGTTTATCTCACTTCGCGTGACGTGAGGCGCGGCGAGCAGGCCGTGGCCGATCTGCAGAAAGAGGGTTTGAACCCGAAATACCACCAGCTAGACATCACGAATGCGAAAAGCGTTGAGGTGTTCCGAGACTATTTAAAAGAGAAGTACGGAGGCATCGATGTTTTGGTAAACAATGCAGCGATTGCATTTAAAGGCAACGCAACTGAACCCGTAGCAGTGCAGGCCGAGCAAACTTTGTTCGTAAACTACTTTTCTACACTTTCAACATGCGAAATACTGTTTCCTATACTCCGTGATGGGGCTCGAGTTGTGAACGTGTCTAGTTCAGCCGGCCATTTGAGTAATATACCAAGCAAAAGGTTACGTGACCGGCTTCAAGATCCTACTCTAACTATATCGGAACTGTCGGGCTTGATGCGTGACTACGTTGAGGCGGCTAAGTTGGGTACTCAGGCCGCTGAGTGGGGAAACTCATCGTATGTCGTCTCTAAAGTTGGTTTGACAGCACTGACGAAGATACAGCAGAGGCTTCTCAATGATAGAG ATATAAAAGTCAACGCAGTGCACCCCGGCTACGTGGACACGGATATGTCGTCACACAAAGGTCCGCTCTCCATCGACGACGGGGCTCAGGCTCCTCTATACCTTGCTCTAGATGCCCCGGACTCAGTGAGGGGGGAGTTTGTGTGGTACAACAAGAAGATCGTCTCGTGGGCTGATGATAAGCCAACagagaaatattaa